Proteins encoded within one genomic window of Calonectris borealis chromosome 1, bCalBor7.hap1.2, whole genome shotgun sequence:
- the SNU13 gene encoding NHP2-like protein 1: MSEAEVNPKAYPLADAQLTKTLLDLVQQSCNYKQLRKGANEATKTLNRGIAEFIVMAADAEPLEIILHLPLLCEDKNVPYVFVRSKQALGRACGVSRPVIACSITIKEGSQLKPQIQSVQQAIERLLV, translated from the exons ATG agTGAGGCAGAAGTGAATCCCAAAGCTTACCCCCTGGCTGATGCACAGCTCACCAAAACGCTACTGGATCTCGTGCAGCAATCCTGCAACTATAAGCAGCTACGCAAGGGAGCCAATGAAG CCACCAAAACACTGAACCGAGGGATAGCAGAGTTCATTGTGATGGCGGCAGACGCAGAGCCCTTGGAGATCATCCTGCATCTCCCTCTTCTCTGCGAGGACAAGAATGTACCTTATGTGTTTGTGCGCTCCAAGCAAGCCCTGGGCCGGGCATGTGGTGTTTCCCGGCCTGTCATCGCCTGCTCCATCACCATCAAGGAGGGATCACAGCTAAAGCCTCAGATCCAGTCTGTCCAGCAAGCTATAGAAAGACTGTTGGTCTAA
- the XRCC6 gene encoding X-ray repair cross-complementing protein 6 isoform X2, with translation MEFLEVILSNPPAQAGSARTGAKRVLELDQYRGDEGRVRFHETFGYSPDYSLGEALWACSNLFSDVRVRLSHKRIMLFTNEDDPHANDSAKAKLARTRAGDLRDTGIILDLMHLKKPGGFDISLFYRDIINIAEDEDLGIQPEESGKLEHLMKKVRAKETKKRTLVRLNLYLNKDLSLSVGVYNLIQKAYRPYPVKLYRETNEPVKTKTRMFNGKTGSLLLPSDTKRAQTYGNRQIVLEKEETEELKRFDSPGLYLIGFKPLAMLKHHHHIKPSQFIYPEESLVSGSTTLFNALLMKCLEREVMALCRYTARRNTPPRFVALVPQEEEVDEQKVQITPPGFHIIFLPYADDKRNVDFTEKVPASREQVDKMKEIIQKLRFKYRTDSFENPVLQQHFRNLEALALDMMEPEQAEDLTMPKVEEMNCRLGNLVEEFKQLVYPPDYNPDGKTVKRKQASDGQTEKRPKVEVSKDELRSHVQKGTLGKLTVPVLKDACRLYGLKGGGKKQELMDALTEYFSEH, from the exons ATGGAatttctggaggtcatcttgtccaaccctcctgctcaagcagggtcggCTAGAACAG GTGCAAAGCGTGTTCTAGAGCTGGACCAATACAGGGGAGATGAAGGACGAGTGCGTTTCCATGAGACCTTTGGCTACAGTCCTGACTATTCACTGGGTGAAGCACTCTGGGCCTGCTCGAATCTCTTCAGTGATGTCCGAGTCAGACTGAGCCACAAAAGGATCATGCTCTTCACCAACGAGGATGACCCTCATGCCAATGACAGTGCTAAAGCCAAGCTGGCCAGGACCAGAGCTGGTGATCTGAGAGACACAG GTATCATCCTGGACTTGATGCACTTGAAGAAGCCTGGAGGGTTCGATATCTCTTTGTTCTACAGGGATATCATAAACATAGCAGAGGATGAGGACCTTGGGATCCAACCTGAGGAGTCAGGGAAACTGGAACATCTCATGAAGAAAGTACGAGCAAAGGAGACAAAGAAACGGACTTTAGTCAG GTTAAATCTGTATCTGAACAAAGATCTGTCGCTTTCTGTTGGTGTTTACAACCTCATTCAAAAAGCTTATAGGCCATACCCAGTGAAGCTTTATCGGGAAACTAATGAAccagttaaaacaaaaacaaggatGTTTAATGGAAAAACAGGCAGCTTGCTTCTGCCTAGTGACACAAAACGGGCTCAG ACATATGGAAACCGCCAGATTGTgctggagaaagaggaaacagaagaattaaaacgGTTTGATTCTCCAGGCTTGTATCTGATTGGCTTCAAACCACTTGCAATGCTAAAACACCACCACCATATCAAGCCCTCCCAGTTCATCTATCCTGAGGAGTCCCTAGTAAGTG GGAGTACAACGCTATTTAATGCCTTATTGATGAAATGTTTGGAGAGGGAGGTGATGGCACTGTGCCGATACACCGCCCGCCGGAACACTCCCCCTCGCTTCGTGGCCCTCgttccccaggaggaggaggtggatgaGCAAAAAGTGCAGATAACCCCTCCAG GTTTCCACATCATTTTCCTACCATATGCAGATGACAAACGGAATGTTGATTTTACAGAAAAAGTGCCAGCCAGTCGAGAGCAGGTGgacaaaatgaaggaaataattcAAAAACTCAGATTCAAATACAG GACTGATAGCTTTGAGAACCCAGTTTTGCAGCAGCACTTCAGGAATCTGGAGGCTTTGGCGCTGGATATGATGGAACCAGAACAAGCTGAGGATCTTACAA TGCCAAAGGTTGAAGAGATGAACTGCAGGCTGGGCAACCTGGTGGAGGAGTTTAAGCAGCTGGTTTATCCCCCTGACTACAATCCTGATGGGAAGACTGTAAAGCGAAAACAAG ctTCTGATGGTCAAACTGAGAAGAGGCCCAAGGTAGAAGTCTCAAAAGATGAGCTGCGAAGTCATGTGCAGAAGGGCACTCTAGGCAAGCTCACTGTACCTGTTCTGAAGGACGCATGCAGGCTTTACGGGCtgaagggtggggggaagaagcAGGAGCTCATGGATGCGCTAACTGAATACTTTAGTGAGCACTAA
- the XRCC6 gene encoding X-ray repair cross-complementing protein 6 isoform X1 translates to MSEWVSYYRSDGPEEEEEEQQEEGAEAVADYRFSGRDSLIFLVDASKAMFESDGDGATPFDMTLQCIRNVYTSKIISSDRDQLSVVFYGTEKNKNSADFKYIYVLQELDNPGAKRVLELDQYRGDEGRVRFHETFGYSPDYSLGEALWACSNLFSDVRVRLSHKRIMLFTNEDDPHANDSAKAKLARTRAGDLRDTGIILDLMHLKKPGGFDISLFYRDIINIAEDEDLGIQPEESGKLEHLMKKVRAKETKKRTLVRLNLYLNKDLSLSVGVYNLIQKAYRPYPVKLYRETNEPVKTKTRMFNGKTGSLLLPSDTKRAQTYGNRQIVLEKEETEELKRFDSPGLYLIGFKPLAMLKHHHHIKPSQFIYPEESLVSGSTTLFNALLMKCLEREVMALCRYTARRNTPPRFVALVPQEEEVDEQKVQITPPGFHIIFLPYADDKRNVDFTEKVPASREQVDKMKEIIQKLRFKYRTDSFENPVLQQHFRNLEALALDMMEPEQAEDLTMPKVEEMNCRLGNLVEEFKQLVYPPDYNPDGKTVKRKQASDGQTEKRPKVEVSKDELRSHVQKGTLGKLTVPVLKDACRLYGLKGGGKKQELMDALTEYFSEH, encoded by the exons ATGTCGGAGTGGGTGTCCTACTACCGGAGCGACGgaccggaggaggaggaggaggagcagcaggaggagggggctgaggcGGTCG CGGACTACAGATTCTCAGGTCGGGACAGCCTCATCTTCTTAGTCGATGCCTCCAAGGCCATGTTTGAGTCCGACGGGGACGGAGCGACTCCCTTTGACATGACCCTCCAG TGCATCCGGAATGTGTATACCAGCAAAATTATTAGTAGTGACAGGGACCAGTTAAGTGTCGTGTTCTATGGTACAGAAAAGAACAAGAACTCAGCAGATTTCAAGTACATCTATGTTCTTCAGGAGCTGGACAATCCAG GTGCAAAGCGTGTTCTAGAGCTGGACCAATACAGGGGAGATGAAGGACGAGTGCGTTTCCATGAGACCTTTGGCTACAGTCCTGACTATTCACTGGGTGAAGCACTCTGGGCCTGCTCGAATCTCTTCAGTGATGTCCGAGTCAGACTGAGCCACAAAAGGATCATGCTCTTCACCAACGAGGATGACCCTCATGCCAATGACAGTGCTAAAGCCAAGCTGGCCAGGACCAGAGCTGGTGATCTGAGAGACACAG GTATCATCCTGGACTTGATGCACTTGAAGAAGCCTGGAGGGTTCGATATCTCTTTGTTCTACAGGGATATCATAAACATAGCAGAGGATGAGGACCTTGGGATCCAACCTGAGGAGTCAGGGAAACTGGAACATCTCATGAAGAAAGTACGAGCAAAGGAGACAAAGAAACGGACTTTAGTCAG GTTAAATCTGTATCTGAACAAAGATCTGTCGCTTTCTGTTGGTGTTTACAACCTCATTCAAAAAGCTTATAGGCCATACCCAGTGAAGCTTTATCGGGAAACTAATGAAccagttaaaacaaaaacaaggatGTTTAATGGAAAAACAGGCAGCTTGCTTCTGCCTAGTGACACAAAACGGGCTCAG ACATATGGAAACCGCCAGATTGTgctggagaaagaggaaacagaagaattaaaacgGTTTGATTCTCCAGGCTTGTATCTGATTGGCTTCAAACCACTTGCAATGCTAAAACACCACCACCATATCAAGCCCTCCCAGTTCATCTATCCTGAGGAGTCCCTAGTAAGTG GGAGTACAACGCTATTTAATGCCTTATTGATGAAATGTTTGGAGAGGGAGGTGATGGCACTGTGCCGATACACCGCCCGCCGGAACACTCCCCCTCGCTTCGTGGCCCTCgttccccaggaggaggaggtggatgaGCAAAAAGTGCAGATAACCCCTCCAG GTTTCCACATCATTTTCCTACCATATGCAGATGACAAACGGAATGTTGATTTTACAGAAAAAGTGCCAGCCAGTCGAGAGCAGGTGgacaaaatgaaggaaataattcAAAAACTCAGATTCAAATACAG GACTGATAGCTTTGAGAACCCAGTTTTGCAGCAGCACTTCAGGAATCTGGAGGCTTTGGCGCTGGATATGATGGAACCAGAACAAGCTGAGGATCTTACAA TGCCAAAGGTTGAAGAGATGAACTGCAGGCTGGGCAACCTGGTGGAGGAGTTTAAGCAGCTGGTTTATCCCCCTGACTACAATCCTGATGGGAAGACTGTAAAGCGAAAACAAG ctTCTGATGGTCAAACTGAGAAGAGGCCCAAGGTAGAAGTCTCAAAAGATGAGCTGCGAAGTCATGTGCAGAAGGGCACTCTAGGCAAGCTCACTGTACCTGTTCTGAAGGACGCATGCAGGCTTTACGGGCtgaagggtggggggaagaagcAGGAGCTCATGGATGCGCTAACTGAATACTTTAGTGAGCACTAA
- the DESI1 gene encoding LOW QUALITY PROTEIN: desumoylating isopeptidase 1 (The sequence of the model RefSeq protein was modified relative to this genomic sequence to represent the inferred CDS: deleted 1 base in 1 codon) encodes MRRGSVAPSVPSVTSRLVPPHPGAAAGPHRRRPFPFPSASRRSAGGGCLPGLRVPPGGRARTPMEEPLALHPVKLYVYDLSKGMARRLSPLMLGKQLDGIWHTSIIVHKDEFFYGSGGISSCAPGGTLLGPPDSVVDLGNTEVTEEIFLEYLSSLGESMFRGESYNLFEHNCNTFSNEVAQFLTGRKIPSYITDLPAEVLATPFGQALRPLLDSIQIQPPGGNTFSRHNGQS; translated from the exons atgcgcagaggcagcgtcgccccttccgTTCCGTCTGTCACCTCACGGTTGGTGCCGCCGCacccgggagcggcggcgggaccGCACCGGCGCcgccctttccccttcccctccgctTCCCGGCGCTCGGCC GGTGGCGGGTGTCTGCCGGGGCTCCGGGTGCCGCCCGGCGGCCGTGCCCGCACCCCCATGGAGGAGCCGCTGGCCCTGCACCCCGTGAAGCTCTATGTGTACGACCTGTCCAAGGGCATGGCCCGGCGCCTCAGCCCCCTCATGCTGG GGAAACAGCTGGATGGCATCTG GCACACCTCCATAATAGTCCATAAGGATGAGTTCTTCTATGGCAGTGGAGGAATCTCCAGCTGTGCACCT GGAGGGACACTTCTTGGCCCCCCAGACTCAGTTGTTGACCTGGGGAACACTGAAGTCACAGAAGAAATTTTTCTGGAATATCTTTCCTCTTTGGGGGAATCTATGTTCCG AGGAGAGTCTTATAACCTCTTTGAACATAACTGCAACACCTTCAGTAATGAAGTGGCACAGTTCCtgacaggaagaaaaatcccTTCCTACATCACTGACCTTCCAGCTGAAGTTCTTGCCAC ACCTTTTGGACAAGCTTTAAGGCCCCTCCTGGACTCCATCCAGATCCAGCCACCCGGAGGAAATACCTTCAGCAGACATAATGGACAGAGCTAA